In Streptomyces sp. Li-HN-5-11, the sequence CGTCGGTGTCGACCTCGCCCAGATGAGTCCACAGTCCACGCACCTGCTGGGGCAGAAACGGTCCGCGGAACACCGACAGGCGGTCCAGAGCCTGCTGCTCGCGGCGGTCGAGCAGTTGGTAGCTCCAGCCGACCACCGATTCCAGAGTGCGGTGCCGGTCCGGGCCCCTTCCCGGGCCTCGGTCCAGCTGCTGGAACCGATCGTCCAGCAGACGCTCGACACCGGCCAGACCCAACGCACCGGCACGTACCGCCGCCAGTTCTATCGCCAAGGGGATGCCGTCGAGTTGATGACAAACACGGCTGATGGTCCGTACGCCGGCGGCGTCAGCGGTCAGACCCGGCTGTACCGCCTGCGCACGGTCGAGGAAGAGCCGGACGGCAGGCAGTGTGGCCAGAGCCACGACGTCGTCGAGGTCCGCCGGCACGGCCAGCGGCGCGACCGGATGAACGGCCTCACCGGGAACACCGAGGGGCTGCCTGCTGGTGGCAAGGATCGTGGTCCCCTCTGTGCCCGCGCTCAGCGCGGCAGAGAGTGCGGCGGCCTCGTCCGCGACGTGCTCACAGTTGTCCAGGACCACCAACACCCGACGACCCTTGAGCGCCTCGCACAGCGTCCGAATCGGACTGAGTCCTCGGCCGGCTGTCCCGCCCGGCAGCGTCGCGGCACTCAGCGAGTCGAGAACGGCCAGGGCCAGATCATCACCAGGCCCGTAGGGTACAAGATCGACCACAATCGCGTCATGAGCGAGTGTCGGTGCCCGGCGGTCGATCAACGCCTGCGACACCTCGAGCGCGAGCCTTGTCTTGCCCACGCCGCCCGGGCCGGTCAACGTGAGGATCCTGGTACGGCCGAGAATCTTCAGCGTCGCATCGACTTCCCCCTCGCGCCCCAAAAAGGACGTGGCGGGCCGGCCTATGCTCGTCGGCCCGGCCGGCTTCGCTCCGGAGCCCGCCGTGCCCGTGTCCCGCAGGATGAGTCGCTCCATCTCCTGCAGGCGAGCCCCAGGTACCAGCCCGTATCGGTCGTCCAGCACGCGCCGAGCCTCCTGGTAGACGGCCAGGGCATCGGCCTGCCGCTCCAGCCGGGACAGAGTCAGCATCCGCAGCGCCCAGAACTCCTCGACCTGCGGATGCCGCATCGTCAGCGTCAACAGCTCTGCGGCAGCAATGTCGTACGCCCCCTCGTCCACCTCTGCGGCCAGACACTCCTTGAGTGCCTGCAATCGCAGCTCAGCGAGGCGGCAACTCTCCTCCGCGAGCACGGGGACGTGTCGTACGTCGGTGTAGGCGGACTCGGACCGCCAATGCGCCAGCGCACACCGATACGCCTCGGCCACGCCCTCCACCCCGCTTCGCCGGCGCAGTCCCCTGGCCTCGGACAGTGCGGTCTCAAACCGCGCCGAATCCACGGCCTGACTTGGAAGGTCGAGCAGGTAGCCGCCCGGCACCGCACACACCACGCCCGGGCCGAGCACGCGCCTCAGCGATGACACCCGTGCCTGTACGGCGTTAGAAGCTGTTGTCTTTTCGATCTTGAGAGATGCGCGTCGAACGGGAGTCCCGATCGGGTGGTCGCGGGGCGCTGGGCGCATACGAGCAGGGCCTCCTGAACAGCTCGTTGGTGTCGAATCACCGAGCAGCAGGAGGCCCTGGTGCAGCAGTCTTGCGTGCCGATGGCCGGGCAGTCCAGCGCGGTCACCTGGGAGTGTGACTGCCTGGCTCACCGGTTCGGAAACGCCGCCGACAACCCGATGCGTGAGCGGCGGTATCCGACGGACATGACGGACGCGGAGTGGGCCCGGGTCCTGCCGCTGCTGCCGGTGCCGGGCTGGATGCGCGGGAGGGGCGGCCGGCCGGAGGCGTATTGCCACCGGGCCATGCTCGATGCGATCCGGTATCTCGTGGACAACGGGATCAAGTGGCGTGCGATGCCGGGCGACTTCCCGCCGTGGGACCGCATCTACGCATTCTTCCGCCGCTGGCGCGACAACGCCCTGGTCAAGGAGTTCCACGACCGGTTGCGCGCGAGGGTCCGCGAGGAGCTGGGGCGGGACGCGCAGCCGACCGCCGGGGTGATCGACTCGCAGTCCGTCAAGGCGGACGCCGTCGTCGGCGGGGACAGCCGGGGCTTCGACGGCGGCAAGCTCATCAACGGCCGCAAACGGCACGTCGTGGTCGATACGCTCGGCCTGCTGCTGGGCGTGATGGTCACCGCCGCGGATGTCGGCGACCGCGCCGCTGCCCAGGTCCTGCTCGGGCAGGTCGCAGGCGCCCACCACCGCCTCGAACTGGTCTGGGCCGACGGCGGCTACACCGGCAGCCTCGTCGAATACTGCCTGGCCACGTTCGCCCTGGTCCTGGCGATCGTCAAACGCAGCGACGACCGGCGAGGGTTCGTGGTGCTGCCCAAGCGGTGGATCGTCGAGCGCCTCTTCGCCCACCTGATGCGAAGCCGCCGCCTGGTGCGCGACTTCGAGCGGCGCACCACCAGCGCGGAGGCGATGGTCTACTGGTCGATGACCTTGCTCATGACCCGTCGCCTGGCCCGCTCACGCCTGCCGCGAGGGTGAACCGGCCCGGCTGCTGCTCGGCCAGCCAGCCGCGGGCCACCAGGCGTTTGGCTTTCGACCGCAGGGCCTCCACCCGCGCCGGCACCACGTCCATGCCGAACACGGCGGCCATCTCCTGGCAGGTCAAAGGGCCTTGATGGAGCCGGGCCCGGTCCGCGAGCGCCGTGAGGATGCGCTGGTAGTCCACCGACAGAACCGACCAGGCCAACCCCTGCCGCCACACCGGCACCTGCGACTTCGGCTTCGCCGCGTCCCGCAGCGTCGACTGCACCTGCGCATCCCGCGGATCCGCGGTGACCTCCGCCTCGGCGGTGGCACCGTCGTCCGGAGCCAGCACCGTATCGACCCGCCTGCGGGCGATCGCCCACTCCTGCCATTCCAGCTCGGCCGCAGCCAACTCGGTCTGGATGCGGTCGGCCTCCTCACGCAGCCCGTCGACGCGACGCCGAGCGGCGAGCTCGCGCTGTTCCAGCAGCCCAACAACTGACGGCATCCGCGACCTCCCGGGGAACGACGACCCGACAGGCCACCACTCCCACGGAACCACCACTTCTATCCCCGACCAGCGGAAACGCGCCGATCACGCCCGGAAAGACAACAGCTTCTTACGTACCCCTGGCTTGTGCGCCTCCTTTTCCGCCAGCCCCCATACCTGTCGCACGATCTCCTTGGTTGCCACAGGCCGCCCCACGGATCGGGCAAGCAATGCGACAAGCCCTCGTGCTCGCTCTCCGGCGATCTCAAGCCGTCGGTCCCCGGCGTGAATTTCGAGTGTTCCGAGGACATGCACGTCGAGGGCGTCGCTGTGAGGTTCACCTGCCTTCACGGCATCCTCCTGGTTTTGACGTCCCACAGGGAGCCGGAGCGCCCCGCGTCGCCACCCTCAGGACGTTGGAGAGGTCGCCCATCACCGCATCATGTACCTCTTGTCACGGCTATGCCGGAACCGGTGGCGTTCACCCCACAGCTTTCGGATGCGCCGCCGCTATGGGGAGGCTCGGTCGACTCGAGGTGTGAAGCCGCCTCACTGGTCGGCTCGCTCGGCCTCGGTCTCGGCCGCGGAGGAGACCTTGCGTTGATATGCGCGGAGTCCGAGGAAACCGGCAGCGAATCCACTGATGAGGCCGCTCAGAGCATGATTCAAAGCATTGGTCGTGGCGCTACTCGGCACACCGATCAGCGCATAGTTGATGAGGGCGCTCATTACGGCTCCCATCAGTCCGCCGGTGAGACCGCTGATCAACGAGGCGCGCATTGCGGACGGCCGGTTGGTGGCCGGCAACGGTGTACTTGGCGTGGTCATTGTCGACTGCTCCTCTTGGTGGGAATCACATCTACTGGGCTGACTCAGTGGTCACTGATGCATTGATCAGGCGCCTCGGGTCAGCGCCTGTAGCGGACGGCTTTCGCTGGCCGTGCCGTCGGGCGAAGCACCTCAGACCTCGATCCTTGGTGATCGGTCCAGCCGGTCGTGATTTGTCCAGAAGGGCCGGGGGGCGAGGATCGGGGTTGCCGACGGCCCGCCGAGGCCATTCCTTGGACGGCCTGGCAGCCGAGCAGGAGCGCGGGTACGTGGGCCGGGCATGTGCTGGTAGGGGAGGCTCATGCCGGTGACGTGGTGGGCTACTACGTCACAGTGGGCGGCCCTTCGGCTGCTCGCGTCTCATGGCCGGGTTGACGACGATTGTCAGGGGTCCACACCGTCGGCAGTGTCACCCGGACGGGGACAATCGGTTCTTCTCTGCCTGAGCTCCTGCGACCTCCAGCATCACAAACCTTGCGTCCGAGGTAGGCAGTTCCAATACACCTGAAGGTTGCGTCCCGGGAGGTGGTGTACGGGCTCCCACCTGATCCGGGCGTTTGGCCCGGCGTCGGAGTGAGTGTCCGGATATGAGAACGGCCACCGGCTGATCTTTCAAGACGACCAAGTCTTTGAAGGAGATCAGCACGATGACCGCACCCGACAGTCTGCCCTTGCACGCCCTCGCGGAAGACAATCTCGCCTCGGCGAGTCCGGACCTGCTGCGCGCGATGGTCAAGACGTTCGCCGACGCGCTCATGTCGGCGGAAGCCGACGCCCTCTGCAACGCCGAATACGGGCAGGTCAGCGAGGAACGCGTCAACCATCGCAACGGCTACCGCCCGCGCGAGTGGGACACCCGCGCCGGGACCGTCGAGCTCGCCGTTCCCAAGCTGAGACAGGGCAGCTACTTCCCGCACTGGCTGCTGGAACGACGCCGCCGGGCCGAGCAGGCCCTGATCTCGGTGGTCGCCACCGCCTACCTGCTCGGGGTCTCCACCCGCCGAGTTGAGAAGCTCGCCGAGTCCCTCGGCGTCACTCAGCTGTCGAAGTCCCAGGTCAGTGCGATGGCCAAGCACCTGGACGAGCAGGTCGCCGCGTTCCGTAACCGGCCACTGGACTCCGGCCCGTATGCGTTCGTCTGGGTGGACGCGCTCACGCAGAAGGTCCGGGAGGGCGGCCGGATCATCAATGTCCACGCGCTGATCGCGGTCGGCGTCAATACGGACGGGCACCGCGAGATCCTCGGCCTGGACGTCGCCACCGCCGAGGACGGCGCAGGCTGGCTGGCCTTCCTGCGCTCGCTGATCGCCCGCGGCCTGTCCGGCGTCCAGCTCGTCATCTCCGACGCCCATGCCGGCCTCGTCGACGCCATCGGTGCGGTCCTGCCCGGTGCGTCTTGGCAGCGATGCCGCACCCACTACGCCCGCAATCTGCTGAGCCAGGTCCCGAAATCGGCCCAGCCCTGGGTGGCAACCCTGCTGCGGACGGTCTTCGAACAGCCGGACACCGACGCGGTCCAAGCACAGATGCGGCACGTCCTGGACGCGCTCGAGGCCAAGTTCCCCAAGGCAGCAGCCCACTTGGACACAGCCCAGCACGACCTGCTGGCCTTCACGGCCTTCCCACGCGAGATCTGGCGGCAGATCTGGTCGAACAACCCTCAGGAACGACTGAACAAGGAGATCCGCCGCCGCACCGACGTGGTCGGCATCTTCCCCGACCGCACCGCTGTCATCCGGCTCGTCGGCGCGGTCCTGGCCGAGCAGAACGACGAGTGGACCGAAGCCCGCCGCTACATGAGCCGCGAGCTCCTCGCCAAAGTCCGACTCCACCCGATCGAGTCAGAAACCGACGACACCGTCCTGCCCACCGAACTCACCGCATAGCCTCAAACCGAGATCACCGAGTGGCCGTCGATACACCACTCCAGCGGACGTGACCCACCTGAAGGGGGACAGTGCGACGGCGTCGCTGTTCCCAGGGTCCGTCGCCACGCCGTCGGCGGGCGGAGCTGCGTTGGAGTAGAGCAAGCGCCTTGAGTCGCCGGTTGTCCCTTGGCCCTTCGCCCAGATAGGAGGAGACCAGTCCCGCCGACGCCGAGCGCCGCCCGTACAGCGTCGGCGGGACGTCGCACTGAGTGCCGACCCGAAGTGGGCACAGGGGGAGTCGCCGGCGGCATCACCGGAACGGTGCTCGCGCTCAGCGGTGCGGTTGCGACCGGCAGCGCCTCCTTGGCGAAGAACCGCCTGACCGCGACCCAACGCAGCCCGGTCGTCCCGGCGTTCGCCGCTTGCCATGCGGCCACCTTTGTGGCGGCGGTGCTCGGTCTCATCGGCATGTGGCGGTGTCCGAGCCTTGCGTTCCGCCCCCCTGTCCGGACTTCCAGCGGGAGCGACGACGCACCGGCAGCCGCCTCCATGCGGTGAACGCCCTCCGCGCTGAAGGTGATCTTCAGCAGGCCGGCTCTGCCCATCGGACCACGCCGCCGGCGTCGTCGTACCCGCCGTGATCACGAGCAAGAGAGCACACGATGGCGGAAGCTCGGCCATTGGTGACCAACTCGGGGACGACCAGGACAGCCGCGTCCACGGTGCCGACTGGGCTGTCCCACCCCACCCGCGGGGCCTGGACCCGGCGCGGTGTTAGGCCCACAGCCGCCGGCGCGGGACCGGGCAGTCGTACACGAGTGCCCGGGCTCCGCGACGTCAGCGCGCGGTGAAGACGAGCTCCGCGGTCATGCCGATGCGCCTCGATTCACGTCAGGGGCGCTGCGGTTTCCCGCCAGGGCGATTGCAAAGTCCGTTGATCGTGCCTTTGGCGCAGGTCAGTTGAGTTCGAGGACGGTCAGTGGCCGTTCGTAGGGGCGGAGGGCTGTGGTGCGGAGTCCGGCGGCGATATTGGTGTGGCCGGCGGTGCGGAGCTGATTGATGGCGAAGCTGCGCAGGGTGGCTATGTTCTCCGGGCCGTGCCCGGTTCGGATCTTGGAGGCGTCCTCACGGAAGGCGGTGTCCCTCACGAAGTGGAGCATGTTTTCGATCACCCAGTGCGCCCTCAAGATCTTCGCGCTGCGTTCCGGGGATGTCTGGCGGCTGGTCAGGTCGGTGATGGTTCTCGTTCGTCTTCTCAGGGACCCTGAGCTGGGTGACGGTCATGCCGGTGCCGGTCATCGCGGCCGGCAGGTGCGCGGCCGGGGTGGTACCGAGGCGCGAGCCGCGGGCGCTCTTGCCGTCGATCGCGAGGGTGTCGGTGCCGGCCGGGTCGTGGCCGAGGAGGTCGGCCAGGCCGCCGGGGCAGTTATCTTTGATGACTCTGCGGATCGTCGCGCCGCTGGGCGGTACCCGCACGGCCAGCGCAGTCCCGGTGCGGGCACCGGGCCGGGCCAGAACGTCCTGCGGGGGGTCGGAGGCCCACTCATCGATCGCCACGAAGCTTTTCGCCCCGGTCACCACGGCGGAGCAGGCGATCAGCAGCACTGCCACGAAGGGGTGACGCTTCCCGCGCCGACACCGCGGATCGGCCAGCGTGGCCAGCCGCTCGGCCGGCGGACGTGTGGCACGGTGCTCACGAGTGGGCGACTTGACCAGACAGACGGTGGCAGACTGACGGCACATTGAAGCTCCGTTGGGCGCAGGCGACTTGGCAAGGTCACCTCCACAACGGAGCTTCGTTGCGTCCGGTCGTGCGCCCTCCCTGCATCGTCACCCCGCTGTGACCTGCACACTCACAAGGTCACCGCAACTTTGCAATCGCCCTGCTGGGCTCATGGCGGTACCGCAAGCACGCAGGAATGACCCCTGTGCCTGTGGCTCGCGGCCGTACCCTCGCCGTACGCTGCGCACGAGGCGCGGCCGCAAGCCACACGTGCCTCGTCAGCCCTCGGCGTGCCCGCCGTCGCTGTTGATGACGACTCCCGTGACGATCCGTGCGGCAACCGGGTCGGCCAGGTAGACAAAGGCACCGGCGTGGTCCTCGGGAGTCGGCTTTACCTGGAGAGCGGTGCCGGCTCTGATGCGCTCGTCGCGTCCGCCCCTGGCGTCGACGGTGGACTCGCCCTGCCCAAGAGCGTCCAGGCCGGAGAACCTGGTGCCCGTGGTACCTCCCGGTGCGACCCCGTTCACCCGCACATGTGGGGCAAGATCCACTGAGAGGTGCTGTACCACGCCACGCAGAGCCCACTTGGAGCTCCCGTAGAGGACACCTCCACCGGCAGGGCGGAAGGCCGATTCCGAGAGCGTGAGGGTCACGGAACCGCGGGTGTCGCGCAACGCCGGCCACGCCGTGGCGACCGCGACCAGAGTGCTGAGGACATTGAGCCGCCACGTCTCCTCGG encodes:
- a CDS encoding IS5 family transposase, which codes for MQQSCVPMAGQSSAVTWECDCLAHRFGNAADNPMRERRYPTDMTDAEWARVLPLLPVPGWMRGRGGRPEAYCHRAMLDAIRYLVDNGIKWRAMPGDFPPWDRIYAFFRRWRDNALVKEFHDRLRARVREELGRDAQPTAGVIDSQSVKADAVVGGDSRGFDGGKLINGRKRHVVVDTLGLLLGVMVTAADVGDRAAAQVLLGQVAGAHHRLELVWADGGYTGSLVEYCLATFALVLAIVKRSDDRRGFVVLPKRWIVERLFAHLMRSRRLVRDFERRTTSAEAMVYWSMTLLMTRRLARSRLPRG
- a CDS encoding IS256 family transposase — translated: MTAPDSLPLHALAEDNLASASPDLLRAMVKTFADALMSAEADALCNAEYGQVSEERVNHRNGYRPREWDTRAGTVELAVPKLRQGSYFPHWLLERRRRAEQALISVVATAYLLGVSTRRVEKLAESLGVTQLSKSQVSAMAKHLDEQVAAFRNRPLDSGPYAFVWVDALTQKVREGGRIINVHALIAVGVNTDGHREILGLDVATAEDGAGWLAFLRSLIARGLSGVQLVISDAHAGLVDAIGAVLPGASWQRCRTHYARNLLSQVPKSAQPWVATLLRTVFEQPDTDAVQAQMRHVLDALEAKFPKAAAHLDTAQHDLLAFTAFPREIWRQIWSNNPQERLNKEIRRRTDVVGIFPDRTAVIRLVGAVLAEQNDEWTEARRYMSRELLAKVRLHPIESETDDTVLPTELTA
- a CDS encoding SDR family NAD(P)-dependent oxidoreductase; this encodes MSGRLDGLSMLVAGAGSGIGRAATLAYLHEGATVTAIERSAEHAAALRREGKGSPLHVVEGDATRADTLAKAVEKAVLAGGGLHQLTCCVGVFDHYASLRELPVDKLVGAAEETWRLNVLSTLVAVATAWPALRDTRGSVTLTLSESAFRPAGGGVLYGSSKWALRGVVQHLSVDLAPHVRVNGVAPGGTTGTRFSGLDALGQGESTVDARGGRDERIRAGTALQVKPTPEDHAGAFVYLADPVAARIVTGVVINSDGGHAEG
- a CDS encoding BTAD domain-containing putative transcriptional regulator gives rise to the protein MLGPGVVCAVPGGYLLDLPSQAVDSARFETALSEARGLRRRSGVEGVAEAYRCALAHWRSESAYTDVRHVPVLAEESCRLAELRLQALKECLAAEVDEGAYDIAAAELLTLTMRHPQVEEFWALRMLTLSRLERQADALAVYQEARRVLDDRYGLVPGARLQEMERLILRDTGTAGSGAKPAGPTSIGRPATSFLGREGEVDATLKILGRTRILTLTGPGGVGKTRLALEVSQALIDRRAPTLAHDAIVVDLVPYGPGDDLALAVLDSLSAATLPGGTAGRGLSPIRTLCEALKGRRVLVVLDNCEHVADEAAALSAALSAGTEGTTILATSRQPLGVPGEAVHPVAPLAVPADLDDVVALATLPAVRLFLDRAQAVQPGLTADAAGVRTISRVCHQLDGIPLAIELAAVRAGALGLAGVERLLDDRFQQLDRGPGRGPDRHRTLESVVGWSYQLLDRREQQALDRLSVFRGPFLPQQVRGLWTHLGEVDTDVPALLGRLAAKSLVQAEAAEGFPERFRLLETVRLYAGRKLEATGGTERVVRAQMDVYVSLATSCSRRLVGTGQAQAVRTLMLEEGNIRAAFQRALDRGLGDVAHQLVGALGYTTWMRGGRTADWELITRSLSLPAQDAEIRVRALAWAAHLGSAFGHLREAVHFGEQAEHAARGHESIRIADLALAYVGRAHALHRLGRWEEGDAVLEEARRLALSSGDRWTMAAPPMARGLGLLARGRIADAEAAFLTAAEHYSRCADKWAQQRALLRRAMAREARGDLRSAAMLLAEAVQLVEELDLPEVAIPARAALARVTLLAGHIDAGRHMVHELTRSNTVLSLDAPAAQLAQCKAILADADGRSAEAIRRHLDAGVGLADVGLYAEAVESWARVVLLAEQDSPQFAAALGAAEQVAARIQSPRVLAIVRYMRGLRAESAPDTADELTAAERLFTQNGLGLPALLRRGGPAAG